From Opisthocomus hoazin isolate bOpiHoa1 chromosome 28, bOpiHoa1.hap1, whole genome shotgun sequence, the proteins below share one genomic window:
- the LOC142364672 gene encoding uncharacterized protein LOC142364672 — protein MLRTAENVLPEDPPGPGHRHIAGRRKNVVFWGGQWPSPRSSQRSTLPLALCRLHDAQACGAQRGPRSLPVSSSDGAEEAPEPRNSSFSWLERDFPAKTWFLKGRMTESRLKRQESGRAAQSDAAKRGRVGTVSGSLHQEKMEHELSAGGNRAVVPCCEEPQRRSTRRAIPLWKLASVRVHGRRLPAFGPMESQFPAATSFLLPHQMKVGALASRKTPL, from the exons ATGCTGCGCACTGCTGAAAATGTCCTCCCTGAAGACCCTCCTGGCCCTGGCCATCGTCACATCGCTGGCCGGAGAAA AAACGTGGTGTTCTGGGGGGGACAGTGGCCTTCTCCAAGGAGCAGCCAGAGGAGCACCCTGCCCCTCGCCCTCTGCCGCTTGCACGACGCGCAGGCGTGCGGTGCCCAGCGGGGACCACGGAGCCTCCCGGTTTCCAGCTCAGACGGGGCCGAGGAGGCACCCGAGCCAAGGAACAGCAGCTTCTCATGGCTGGAGCGGGATTTCCCAGCTAAAACTTGGTTCCTCAAGGGCAGAATGACAGAAAGCCGCCTTAAAAGGCAGGAAAGTGGTCGTGCTGCTCAGAGCGATGCCGCGAAGCGTGGCCGGGTTGGGACGGTCTCAGGATCTTTGCACCAGGAGAAGATGGAGCATGAGCTGTCAGCGGGCGGTAACCGAGCGGTTGTACCGTGCTGCGAAGAACCGCAAAGGAGAAGCACGAGGCGAGCAATCCCACTGTGGAAGCTGGCGTCAGTGCGGGTTCACGGCAGGCGTTTACCAGCATTTGGCCCCATGGAATCCCAGTTTCCCGCAGCCACCagttttctccttccccaccaGATGAAGGTGGGAGCTCTGGCCTCCCGCAAGACCCCCCTGTGA